A genomic region of Vitis vinifera cultivar Pinot Noir 40024 chromosome 7, ASM3070453v1 contains the following coding sequences:
- the LOC100246420 gene encoding protein SOSEKI 2, protein MDIRARRSSREISPDRAKVCLQPRAKPFRKVQVVYYLSRNGQLEHPHYMEVTHLANQQLRLKDVMERLTVLRGKGMPSLYSWSCKRSYKNGYVWNDLAENDIIYPAEGAEYVLKGSELIEGCTDKFQQLHVSNRVQHIPESNFHPKRIPLPRRSRHREPVEVENMRDEEHDYQEEEEEEDEEKTSYTSSNTSRSRCSRGVSTDEIEATQKNSNPTELTLEDGSPPSTSSTVSDKANESNSNSKRFEDGDPVDSVFAEPVLSRNSVLLQLIACGSMVSGKPKNGTSLKRSSANIPVKNTNLHKGVLCKTAAKVAEEDMINYISENPRFGNLQSEEKEYFSGSIVESMTEDRVSIQPVLKKSSSYNEERSSKAGLGEAVEEVEEKKEKTVKGKCIPRKKFSGTCSSKQSKK, encoded by the exons ATGGACATTCGAGCGAGGAGATCAAGCAGAGAAATCAGTCCAGACAGGGCCAAAGTGTGTTTGCAGCCCAGAGCCAAACCCTTCAGGAAAGTTCAAGTTGTGTATTACCTCTCCAGAAATGGACAGCTTGAGCATCCCCACTATATGGAGGTCACCCACTTGGCCAATCAGCAGCTTCGTTTGAAAG ATGTGATGGAACGGCTCACTGTTCTCCGAGGTAAAGGCATGCCTTCTCTCTATTCCTGGTCTTGCAAAAG GAGCTACAAGAACGGGTATGTGTGGAATGACTTAGCAGAGAACGACATCATCTACCCGGCAGAAGGAGCTGAGTACGTACTAAAAGGCTCTGAACTGATTGAAGGCTGTACAG ACAAATTCCAGCAGCTTCATGTGAGCAACAGAGTGCAGCACATTCCGGAATCTAACTTCCACCCTAAACGCATTCCACTCCCCCGGCGGAGCCGACACAGAGAGCCAGTAGAAGTGGAGAACATGAGAGATGAAGAGCACGATTACCaggaagaagaggaggaggaagatGAAGAGAAGACAAGCTACACCAGCTCCAACACCTCCCGCTCGCGCTGCTCAAGAGGAGTCTCTACCGACGAAATTGAAGCAACCCAGAAAAACTCCAACCCTACTGAGTTAACGCTAGAGGACGGGTCACCCCCATCCACATCCTCCACAGTCTCTGACAAAGCAAACGAGAGCAACTCCAATTCTAAACGATTTGAAGACGGCGACCCAGTTGACTCCGTCTTTGCTGAGCCAGTACTAAGTCGCAACTCGGTTCTGCTCCAGCTCATTGCATGCGGTAGCATGGTCTCTGGTAAACCGAAGAATGGTACGAGTCTGAAGCGAAGCTCAGCAAACATTCCTGTGAAGAACACCAATCTCCATAAAGGGGTTCTCTGCAAAACTGCGGCGAAGGTGGCGGAAGAAGACATGATCAATTACATTTCAGAGAACCCACGATTTGGAAACCTTCAATCGGAAGAGAAGGAGTACTTCAGTGGGAGTATCGTCGAGTCCATGACCGAGGACCGAGTTTCCATCCAGCCAGTGCTCAAGAAATCATCTTCTTACAACGAAGAAAG GAGCTCCAAGGCTGGGTTGGGAGAGGCAGTGGAGGAGGtggaagagaagaaagagaagacaGTGAAAGGGAAATGCATTCCCAGAAAGAAATTTTCTGGTACTTGTTCTTCGAAACAAAGCAAAAAATGA